A part of Deltaproteobacteria bacterium genomic DNA contains:
- a CDS encoding chemotaxis response regulator protein-glutamate methylesterase codes for MKFKFEVFAGNPSETLLLKVNQSVFIYAATQNKKSLVCLLHEMNLPSFKEMLKEIKVRLQASDSELSFKIIGPKKCSDEIAHFLQSLNSTVLKQVIREHDFEVYYTVDDHKIILKKEDSTQPNANHVDSSHDLVSNKPIKVMIVDDSPTIIQLLTVIFKKDKNLEIVATCEDPLHAEELYQKHKPDVITMDINMPHIDGIQLVKKLAPLYKVPIVMISSISQEEGPQVFNALENGAVDYIQKPTLQELDVMAPIIIERIKTASHISVEKKLRANLIKKKPMASYTPRQLDPQSLVVIGSSTGGTEALKILFAHLPKEIPPILVVQHIPPVFSTAFAKRLNELFPFEVVEARDGDDLKKNCVYIAPGGMQMAVKKRGQYSKLVIKDDEPMNRHKPSVDYLFKSVVEQGFPKVIGVILTGMGADGARELLNLRKAGARTIAQNKDSCIVYGMPREAIERGAAEYVLPLEVIGEKIMELASVSSSKHKSA; via the coding sequence ATGAAGTTTAAATTTGAAGTGTTTGCAGGAAACCCATCAGAGACTCTGCTTTTAAAGGTAAATCAAAGCGTTTTTATCTATGCGGCCACACAAAATAAGAAAAGCCTTGTGTGCTTACTTCACGAAATGAATTTGCCCTCTTTTAAAGAAATGCTGAAAGAAATTAAAGTCAGACTTCAGGCTTCAGACTCCGAATTAAGTTTTAAAATTATTGGGCCCAAAAAATGCAGTGATGAGATTGCTCACTTTTTGCAATCCCTTAATTCGACAGTCCTAAAGCAAGTCATTAGAGAACATGATTTTGAAGTTTATTATACCGTTGACGATCATAAAATCATTCTGAAAAAAGAAGACTCCACACAGCCGAATGCAAATCATGTCGATTCTTCGCATGATTTGGTTTCAAATAAACCCATCAAGGTGATGATTGTGGATGATTCACCCACCATCATTCAATTATTAACGGTCATCTTTAAAAAAGACAAAAATTTAGAAATCGTCGCCACTTGTGAAGACCCTCTTCATGCAGAGGAATTATACCAAAAACATAAACCTGATGTGATCACTATGGATATCAATATGCCCCACATAGACGGGATTCAGTTGGTAAAAAAACTAGCACCATTATATAAAGTTCCCATAGTGATGATTAGCTCTATAAGTCAAGAAGAGGGACCTCAGGTTTTCAACGCTCTTGAAAATGGGGCTGTTGATTACATTCAAAAACCAACCTTGCAAGAACTTGATGTCATGGCACCCATTATAATCGAGAGAATTAAAACAGCTTCCCATATCTCTGTAGAGAAAAAACTCAGAGCGAATCTGATCAAGAAGAAACCCATGGCAAGTTACACTCCCAGACAGTTGGACCCACAATCATTAGTGGTCATTGGTTCTTCCACGGGAGGAACGGAAGCTTTGAAAATTCTTTTTGCTCATCTACCAAAGGAGATTCCACCTATACTTGTGGTCCAACATATCCCTCCCGTTTTCTCTACGGCCTTCGCCAAGAGACTTAATGAGCTATTTCCCTTTGAAGTGGTTGAAGCCAGAGATGGAGATGATCTCAAAAAAAACTGCGTTTATATAGCTCCTGGTGGAATGCAGATGGCCGTGAAGAAACGCGGGCAATATAGCAAGTTGGTTATTAAAGATGATGAACCCATGAATCGCCATAAACCCAGTGTGGACTATTTGTTTAAATCGGTGGTCGAGCAAGGATTTCCTAAGGTTATTGGTGTGATCCTTACGGGTATGGGTGCTGATGGGGCCAGGGAATTACTCAATTTAAGAAAGGCAGGAGCCAGAACCATTGCGCAGAATAAAGATAGCTGCATTGTTTACGGGATGCCAAGGGAAGCGATTGAACGAGGCGCTGCCGAGTATGTTCTTCCTTTGGAAGTTATCGGCGAAAAAATAATGGAGCTTGCATCTGTCTCGAGTTCAAAGCATAAATCCGCTTAA
- a CDS encoding purine-binding chemotaxis protein CheW has product MNHENQDEVNRYLNFSLGIEEFAIPLLTVKEVIAIPETTPIPHTPAHFLGIMNLRGQVISVIDLRKKFSISPKKTEENSVIILDLKTEFLGVVVDSVTSVLAIKNSEISEKPMIESSRSTEYITGVFRKTEQLVLLLDIFKALSHDDKAAMQKSVTKAA; this is encoded by the coding sequence ATGAATCATGAAAACCAAGATGAAGTAAATAGGTACTTAAATTTTTCTCTGGGTATTGAGGAGTTTGCTATTCCCCTTTTAACAGTGAAGGAAGTTATTGCCATTCCAGAAACCACACCGATTCCCCACACGCCAGCTCATTTCCTTGGGATTATGAACTTGCGGGGCCAAGTCATTTCGGTGATTGACCTTAGGAAGAAGTTCTCAATTTCTCCCAAAAAAACTGAGGAAAATTCAGTTATTATTTTAGATTTAAAAACCGAATTTTTGGGTGTTGTTGTTGATTCAGTGACCTCTGTTCTTGCAATCAAAAACTCAGAAATTTCAGAAAAACCGATGATTGAGAGTTCCAGAAGTACAGAATACATTACGGGTGTCTTTAGAAAAACGGAACAATTAGTTCTTCTGTTAGATATTTTTAAGGCCTTGTCACATGATGATAAAGCAGCGATGCAAAAGAGCGTAACTAAAGCAGCATAA
- a CDS encoding HAMP domain-containing histidine kinase: MKIKLILSSLWLIFTSSMVGWWWFYGMAELAKPYSPSELESRRRMLFWEGSFFLCAIILGGFFLIYFLYQDNEKNKALRSFFSIFSHDLKTSIARLRLQSDVLREDESFSKNKILQRIVKDINKLDLQLENSLWLAQIDNLKFIYERFLFSEILFLIRADFPDVSFELNKDIEVFSDKRSLVCILRNLIQNAIIHGQADTISLKTESSGNKIRIKVVDNGIGCEVLPQFKKSFFSRLNLQKTTGLGLSLSYQILKKIKGDLIAALNGKQIEFIIELSL, encoded by the coding sequence ATGAAGATCAAACTGATTCTTTCTTCACTTTGGCTTATTTTTACTTCCTCAATGGTGGGCTGGTGGTGGTTTTATGGGATGGCTGAATTAGCCAAACCCTATTCCCCTTCGGAGCTTGAATCCAGAAGACGCATGTTATTTTGGGAGGGGAGCTTCTTTTTGTGTGCTATCATTCTGGGTGGATTTTTTCTTATTTATTTCCTTTATCAAGATAATGAAAAAAACAAAGCCCTCAGATCTTTTTTTTCTATTTTTTCCCATGATCTTAAAACTTCCATAGCCAGACTTAGGCTGCAATCCGATGTCTTAAGGGAGGATGAAAGTTTTAGCAAAAACAAAATCCTGCAACGAATTGTTAAAGACATCAACAAACTAGACCTTCAGTTAGAAAATTCTTTGTGGTTAGCACAAATTGATAATTTAAAATTTATCTATGAAAGATTTTTATTTTCGGAAATTTTATTTTTAATTCGCGCTGATTTTCCTGATGTTTCTTTTGAGCTCAACAAAGATATCGAGGTGTTTTCAGATAAAAGATCTTTGGTCTGTATTTTAAGGAACTTAATACAAAATGCCATTATTCACGGTCAAGCGGATACCATTAGCCTAAAAACAGAAAGCTCAGGGAATAAAATCAGGATTAAAGTTGTAGATAACGGTATAGGTTGCGAGGTTCTTCCTCAATTTAAGAAATCTTTTTTTTCCAGATTAAATCTCCAAAAAACGACGGGCCTAGGCCTAAGTTTAAGCTATCAAATACTTAAGAAAATCAAAGGTGATTTGATCGCTGCCCTTAATGGCAAGCAAATAGAATTTATCATCGAGCTAAGTTTATGA
- a CDS encoding chemotaxis protein CheA produces the protein MDDFEKELKLGFLDEAMQAIEEVEQSFLVLEANPQDKTVLDKIFRLAHNLKGSSKAVGFEQMGAFTHEFESLMLKLKNDELQVLPQTVNLMLRCNDYIRYMVESLKEDLDASFEFQELIAEIENAKNGQFAEMETVETSAPSAAEFTNKTEDPLEFIKQTLGYNPADEQALAPGVKAKEDKGFQLDLESVLGEVKKLSENNDPLPLKTTPDSIVSPESQNKNKSKEGNSPKTASGSQTDESIRVSLSRLEKLQNYVGEMVILQSVLREQLSDSTPLFIKKTSHQLGKVVKEIQDITMHLRMVPVKPTFQKMQRIVRDTAQALSKDVMLKVSGEETELDKTVLEKINDPLVHLIRNSVDHGIEAVDLHLKRGKKPQGEVQLNAYHQSGKLVIEVKDDGGGLDAEKLKALAVKKGIIKENLNLTEAECWNLIFAPGFSTKEQVTDVSGRGVGMDVVRTNIQELSGEIQIISEKLKGTTFKIILPLTLAIVDGMVVQIGEEKYVIPLSHVHESIKPTDKQIQFNTGIGEILLLRGENLPLYRMCLLLGKKVTANLENMIAIVIRTGKEPFALLVDDIIGQFQVVIKQLGPELQSIKGFSGSTILGDGRPSLIIEPLDLVRARGKTINNIKPQEIGRAS, from the coding sequence GTGGATGATTTTGAAAAGGAATTGAAACTCGGTTTTTTAGATGAAGCGATGCAGGCCATTGAAGAAGTTGAGCAAAGTTTTCTCGTTCTAGAGGCTAACCCTCAGGACAAAACGGTTTTAGATAAAATTTTTCGATTAGCCCATAATTTGAAGGGAAGCTCGAAGGCTGTTGGCTTTGAACAAATGGGTGCCTTTACTCACGAGTTTGAATCTTTAATGCTCAAATTAAAAAATGATGAATTACAGGTTTTACCCCAAACCGTAAATCTGATGCTTCGTTGTAATGATTACATTCGTTACATGGTGGAGTCGCTAAAAGAAGATCTGGATGCAAGCTTTGAGTTTCAAGAGCTCATCGCTGAAATTGAAAATGCAAAAAATGGGCAATTTGCTGAAATGGAAACGGTTGAAACTTCGGCACCCTCTGCCGCTGAGTTTACAAATAAAACAGAAGATCCTTTGGAATTTATAAAACAAACCCTTGGCTATAATCCTGCAGATGAGCAGGCCTTGGCTCCAGGAGTAAAGGCAAAGGAAGACAAAGGCTTTCAGCTTGATTTAGAAAGTGTTCTTGGAGAGGTTAAAAAACTTTCAGAAAACAACGATCCTTTGCCTTTAAAAACAACGCCTGATTCCATAGTTTCACCTGAATCACAAAACAAAAATAAATCTAAGGAGGGGAATTCTCCAAAGACGGCAAGTGGTTCACAAACTGATGAAAGTATCAGGGTTTCGTTATCGAGACTTGAAAAATTACAAAACTACGTAGGGGAAATGGTGATCCTGCAATCAGTATTGCGAGAGCAATTAAGTGATTCCACCCCTTTGTTTATCAAAAAAACATCTCATCAGCTTGGGAAAGTGGTTAAAGAAATTCAAGATATCACCATGCATTTAAGAATGGTGCCGGTGAAGCCGACCTTTCAGAAAATGCAACGAATTGTCAGGGATACCGCTCAGGCACTGAGCAAAGATGTGATGTTGAAGGTGTCAGGTGAAGAAACTGAGTTGGACAAAACGGTATTAGAAAAAATAAACGATCCCTTAGTTCATTTAATTAGAAACTCTGTAGATCACGGTATCGAAGCCGTCGACCTCCATTTAAAAAGAGGCAAGAAGCCCCAGGGAGAAGTTCAATTAAATGCTTATCATCAAAGTGGAAAGCTTGTGATCGAAGTCAAAGATGATGGAGGGGGGCTTGATGCTGAAAAATTAAAAGCCCTGGCTGTTAAAAAAGGAATTATCAAAGAAAACTTAAATCTAACAGAGGCAGAGTGTTGGAATCTTATTTTTGCACCTGGATTTTCAACGAAGGAACAAGTTACCGATGTTTCTGGTCGGGGTGTAGGAATGGATGTTGTCAGAACAAACATTCAAGAGCTTTCTGGCGAAATTCAAATCATTTCAGAAAAATTAAAGGGGACGACATTTAAAATTATTTTACCTTTAACCCTTGCTATTGTCGATGGAATGGTTGTTCAAATTGGTGAAGAGAAATATGTAATACCACTTTCTCACGTACACGAATCCATTAAGCCAACCGATAAACAAATTCAATTTAACACAGGAATTGGCGAGATTCTTTTGTTAAGAGGAGAAAATTTACCCTTGTATCGCATGTGTTTATTACTAGGTAAGAAAGTGACAGCGAATTTAGAAAATATGATTGCCATTGTTATTAGAACTGGAAAAGAGCCTTTTGCGCTCTTAGTTGATGATATCATAGGTCAGTTTCAAGTGGTTATCAAACAGCTTGGTCCTGAATTGCAATCTATAAAAGGGTTTAGCGGAAGCACCATACTTGGAGATGGGAGACCCTCTTTAATTATTGAACCTTTGGATTTAGTTAGAGCAAGAGGAAAAACAATAAACAATATTAAGCCTCAAGAAATTGGGAGGGCATCATGA
- a CDS encoding response regulator yields MGEYKIDGPYESEEEIKHVLGEISRVVHQSTGIQLGEKQFSMVKNRLKSYMIKLGIPLFTDYFAYFNAHKIAETEKLVSLMTTHHTYFFREFNHFEFLIAYLPELVLKARASGDKKISIWSAACSRGQEVYSLALFFQTHLKMIAPDISYEILGTDVDSESVNIARNGVYAWDEVKKIPMQYLGTNWTRGTGDISHFAKIKDEFKKNCQFDIVNLNDIKLPSKKFDFIFCRNVFIYFNMAQIKSISKNLMSYLKPEGLFFIGISESLNGVVDNVDYRGPSIYANAKKATEVKVMDPKSKLAQSAKPSLLPKTPVVAPAVFQMPSTLKVLCVDDSPTILALLKKILGKDSGFEVVGTALNGKEAIKKVSELKPDLVTLDIHMPEMDGIDYLKSQMNDRHPPVVMISSINRENSDTAMKSIELGASDYVEKPTMANLEERSDEIRSKLKLAFAFKFKNKKLSDIDSSFKKKYEIKNTESKLRIVFSSLSSANTKVALDMVKNIHANDPSTVFVYEGVYEALAPLVLKFNQKTAIKTNQVDQLVSLLDKQIYITDLEKNLNSWAKTIKGKTVSVLVLGMPSKKVLQNILEIQPKHLTLEEMAGNVNNSYYTQLKEVAQALVPANSYLSVSEDFFVKNEDVKK; encoded by the coding sequence ATGGGTGAATATAAGATAGATGGTCCTTATGAATCAGAAGAAGAAATAAAGCATGTTCTTGGCGAAATCTCTAGGGTGGTTCATCAATCAACGGGGATTCAGTTAGGCGAAAAACAATTCTCCATGGTTAAAAATAGACTCAAGTCCTACATGATCAAGTTGGGGATTCCTCTATTTACAGATTACTTTGCGTATTTCAATGCTCATAAAATTGCGGAAACAGAAAAGTTGGTTTCCTTGATGACAACGCATCACACTTATTTTTTTCGAGAATTTAATCATTTTGAGTTTTTAATAGCTTATTTGCCAGAGCTGGTTCTAAAAGCCAGAGCCAGCGGTGATAAAAAAATTTCGATTTGGTCTGCCGCTTGTTCCCGCGGTCAAGAAGTCTATTCTTTAGCCTTATTCTTTCAAACCCACTTGAAAATGATAGCTCCAGATATTTCTTATGAAATTCTGGGGACAGATGTAGATTCTGAAAGCGTAAATATCGCCAGAAACGGCGTTTATGCCTGGGATGAAGTTAAAAAAATTCCGATGCAATATCTTGGAACAAATTGGACGAGGGGAACGGGAGATATTTCTCATTTTGCCAAAATTAAAGATGAGTTTAAAAAGAATTGTCAATTTGATATCGTCAATTTGAACGATATCAAATTGCCTTCTAAAAAGTTTGATTTTATTTTCTGCCGGAATGTTTTTATTTATTTTAACATGGCTCAAATTAAATCCATTTCAAAAAATTTAATGAGTTATCTCAAGCCAGAAGGTTTGTTTTTTATTGGAATCTCAGAGTCTTTAAATGGAGTCGTTGACAATGTCGATTACCGGGGGCCTAGCATTTATGCCAATGCGAAAAAAGCGACAGAGGTCAAAGTTATGGATCCCAAATCAAAACTAGCTCAGTCGGCAAAACCATCCTTGCTTCCAAAGACTCCAGTTGTGGCACCCGCTGTTTTTCAGATGCCATCAACTTTAAAGGTTCTTTGTGTGGATGATTCTCCCACGATTCTTGCTCTCTTGAAAAAGATTTTAGGAAAAGATTCTGGTTTTGAAGTGGTTGGAACGGCCTTAAACGGTAAAGAAGCCATCAAAAAAGTCAGTGAGCTGAAACCAGATCTAGTAACTTTAGATATCCATATGCCAGAAATGGATGGAATCGACTATTTAAAATCACAAATGAATGATCGACACCCTCCGGTTGTTATGATTTCAAGTATCAATCGCGAAAACAGCGATACCGCTATGAAATCCATCGAGCTGGGAGCCAGCGACTATGTGGAAAAGCCAACCATGGCTAACCTAGAAGAGCGATCAGATGAAATAAGATCGAAGTTGAAATTAGCTTTTGCTTTTAAATTTAAGAATAAAAAACTTTCAGATATTGATAGCTCCTTTAAAAAGAAATATGAAATTAAAAACACGGAAAGTAAACTTCGGATTGTTTTTTCCAGTTTGTCATCAGCAAATACAAAGGTGGCTTTGGATATGGTCAAAAATATTCACGCCAACGACCCCTCAACAGTGTTTGTTTACGAAGGAGTCTATGAGGCCTTGGCCCCATTAGTTTTAAAGTTCAATCAAAAAACCGCCATCAAAACAAACCAGGTTGACCAATTAGTAAGTCTGTTGGACAAACAAATTTATATTACAGATTTAGAAAAAAATCTAAACAGCTGGGCCAAAACAATTAAGGGTAAAACCGTGTCTGTATTAGTATTAGGAATGCCAAGTAAAAAGGTTCTTCAGAACATTTTAGAAATTCAGCCAAAGCATTTAACTCTTGAAGAGATGGCTGGAAATGTAAATAATAGTTACTACACTCAGCTCAAAGAGGTGGCTCAGGCCTTGGTGCCAGCAAATTCTTATTTGTCAGTGAGTGAAGATTTTTTTGTTAAAAATGAGGATGTTAAAAAGTAA
- a CDS encoding SufE family protein, with translation MSLTNKINKLLLEFPNELDWEEKYKRIINKGKLLAEMPTDLKTENHIIKGCQSQVWLAAKLDEKTGKMVLQGDSDALIVKGLVAILLELFNDEAPGEVLTTPLHFFDKMGLKNHLSPSRANGFVAMLKQILNYAIAFDYLKKSKN, from the coding sequence ATGAGTTTAACAAATAAAATCAACAAATTGCTCTTAGAATTTCCGAATGAATTGGATTGGGAAGAAAAATATAAAAGAATCATTAACAAAGGGAAGCTGCTGGCTGAAATGCCAACGGATTTAAAGACAGAGAATCATATCATCAAAGGTTGTCAGTCCCAAGTTTGGTTAGCTGCAAAGCTGGATGAAAAAACGGGGAAGATGGTTCTCCAAGGCGATAGCGATGCCCTTATTGTCAAAGGGCTAGTGGCCATTCTTTTGGAGTTGTTTAATGACGAAGCTCCTGGGGAAGTTTTAACTACGCCACTTCATTTTTTTGATAAGATGGGTTTAAAAAACCATCTCTCTCCTTCGCGGGCAAATGGTTTTGTCGCTATGTTGAAACAAATATTAAATTACGCGATAGCTTTTGATTATCTTAAGAAGTCCAAGAATTAA
- the hemC gene encoding hydroxymethylbilane synthase, whose translation MIFVPNKDLPFLKPLTIASRKSDLARLQAYKVGAALLNAYPSLQIKYHFRDSLGDINLKDPLWKMPEKGVFTEDFYQDLALHKVDMVVHSWKDLPIEDKEKTFISATLDREDPRDVLLFKRTSHGKKKITIFTSSPRRIYNLESFFSWSLPWKVEPLHFLPVRGNVQTRVRKLMESSDPEIDGLIVAKAALDRLISTEEKEFQETRNYLKQCLAELLFQVIPLSQNPTAAAQGALAIEIAKDRPEVHELLQKINNQRAYHNTSLERNILKKYGGGCHQKIGISILNKQNEQVLFLKGLTDTGHVLNETTLMPSEKLTQKSTGLSGNLTSAFNGKLNGKFLAPHAQSEKKIQPLSYDLDSFYKDFSDKNKTRFIFITKDENIQGLRDTDILWTSGVSTWKKLAKSGHWVCGSFDSLGEEQPPEISYLSSSYFDQNLDQKIKWIKITHAQGKESSWATKCPAYAISYQDKDLHYDPSVEFYYWSHGELFKKYYQMYPEIKNKFHSCGLGSTLDTLRNFLPKDHIIPCFNYEDWLSKKENQ comes from the coding sequence ATGATATTTGTGCCTAACAAGGACCTGCCTTTTTTAAAGCCTCTGACCATAGCCTCTAGAAAAAGTGATTTAGCCAGACTCCAAGCCTACAAAGTGGGAGCCGCTCTGTTGAATGCTTATCCTTCCTTGCAAATCAAGTATCACTTTAGGGATTCTTTAGGGGATATCAACTTGAAGGACCCGCTTTGGAAAATGCCTGAAAAAGGAGTCTTTACCGAAGATTTTTATCAGGATTTAGCTCTTCATAAAGTAGATATGGTAGTCCATTCATGGAAGGATCTACCCATCGAAGACAAGGAAAAAACCTTTATTTCGGCAACCCTTGATCGAGAAGATCCTCGGGATGTTTTGCTTTTTAAAAGAACATCACATGGTAAAAAAAAAATAACTATTTTTACCTCTTCTCCGCGGCGAATTTATAATTTAGAAAGTTTTTTTTCATGGTCACTCCCTTGGAAGGTTGAGCCACTTCATTTTTTACCAGTTCGTGGTAATGTTCAAACAAGGGTTAGAAAATTAATGGAATCCTCAGATCCTGAAATCGATGGCCTTATTGTTGCCAAAGCCGCTCTAGATAGACTCATTTCGACAGAGGAAAAGGAATTTCAAGAGACACGTAATTATCTTAAGCAGTGTTTGGCTGAATTGCTATTTCAAGTGATTCCCTTGAGTCAAAATCCCACGGCAGCAGCACAAGGGGCGCTGGCCATTGAAATTGCGAAGGATCGTCCAGAGGTTCATGAATTATTACAAAAAATAAACAACCAAAGAGCGTATCATAATACTTCTTTAGAAAGAAATATCTTAAAAAAATATGGCGGTGGTTGCCATCAAAAAATAGGTATTTCAATCCTTAATAAACAAAATGAACAAGTTCTTTTCTTAAAAGGCCTGACAGACACGGGGCATGTTTTAAATGAAACGACGTTGATGCCTTCTGAAAAATTAACTCAAAAATCAACTGGTTTATCTGGCAATTTAACTAGTGCCTTCAATGGCAAGTTAAATGGCAAATTTTTAGCACCCCATGCTCAAAGTGAAAAAAAAATTCAGCCACTTTCCTATGACTTAGATTCTTTTTATAAAGACTTTAGTGATAAAAATAAGACCCGTTTTATTTTTATCACTAAAGATGAAAATATTCAGGGGCTGCGGGACACTGATATTTTATGGACCAGTGGTGTTTCAACTTGGAAAAAATTAGCTAAGTCTGGACACTGGGTCTGTGGATCTTTTGATTCCCTCGGGGAAGAGCAGCCTCCAGAAATTTCCTATTTGAGTTCTTCATATTTTGATCAAAATTTAGATCAAAAAATAAAATGGATTAAGATAACTCACGCCCAGGGAAAAGAAAGTTCCTGGGCCACAAAATGTCCAGCCTATGCTATTTCCTATCAAGATAAGGATTTACATTATGACCCAAGTGTTGAATTTTATTACTGGAGTCATGGAGAGCTTTTTAAAAAATATTATCAAATGTATCCCGAAATTAAGAACAAATTTCATTCCTGTGGTCTCGGGAGCACTTTGGATACATTGAGGAACTTTCTTCCTAAGGATCATATAATTCCCTGCTTTAACTATGAAGATTGGCTATCAAAAAAGGAAAATCAGTAA
- a CDS encoding glutamate-1-semialdehyde 2,1-aminomutase: MEKITANESFGDSSDELFIRAKKVSPGGVHSPVRSFKGLDRSPIFFSKANGAILTSVEGKNYIDFCQSFGPLILGHLDPEVKEEVHKMVDTAWSFGACEPYSLELAEFITSHIPFVEKLRFVSSGTEAVMSALRLARAYTGRSKVIKFDGCYHGHVDSLLVKAGSGLAGESSASSSGVSEAVAHETLVCKLDDEVELENLFLKWGPEIAAVIIEPLPANYGLLVQRNEFLQKIQDLCKKNKSVFIADEVISGFRVDLKGMCGVLDLKPDLVCYGKIIGGGFPVGCYGGRKEILDLVAPLGSVYQAGTLSANPVGMRAGLVTLKKMKKLNGWNVLKEKGNYFSKKLTPLLSAHHLEISQYGSLFWIHEKSDEPIRSISQIPKNQQVSFKKLFLNLLQEGVYLAPNAYEVGFISMAHNDEILDESIQKIEYCLGL, encoded by the coding sequence ATGGAAAAAATTACCGCTAACGAATCATTTGGTGATTCATCTGACGAGTTATTTATACGAGCTAAAAAAGTTTCTCCGGGAGGGGTTCACTCTCCAGTAAGATCTTTTAAGGGTCTAGATCGTTCTCCCATTTTTTTTTCGAAGGCCAATGGGGCTATTTTAACAAGCGTTGAAGGGAAAAACTATATTGATTTTTGTCAAAGCTTTGGACCTCTTATTTTAGGACACTTAGATCCAGAAGTTAAAGAAGAAGTTCATAAAATGGTTGATACCGCATGGAGCTTTGGAGCCTGTGAACCTTACTCCTTGGAGCTGGCTGAGTTTATCACATCCCATATTCCCTTTGTTGAAAAATTACGATTTGTTTCCAGTGGTACCGAAGCCGTGATGTCAGCTCTTCGTTTGGCCCGCGCTTATACAGGAAGATCCAAGGTGATTAAATTTGATGGCTGTTATCACGGCCATGTGGATTCCTTATTAGTCAAGGCGGGTAGTGGGCTTGCTGGCGAGTCTTCAGCTTCTTCTTCAGGAGTGAGCGAGGCTGTCGCCCATGAAACCTTAGTTTGCAAACTTGACGACGAGGTCGAGTTAGAAAACTTATTTTTAAAATGGGGTCCTGAAATAGCCGCGGTTATTATAGAACCTCTTCCTGCAAATTACGGCCTATTGGTACAAAGAAACGAGTTCTTGCAAAAAATCCAAGACCTTTGCAAGAAAAATAAAAGTGTTTTTATTGCTGATGAAGTGATTAGTGGTTTTCGTGTGGATCTCAAAGGAATGTGCGGGGTCTTAGATCTAAAACCCGATTTAGTTTGCTATGGAAAGATAATTGGTGGAGGATTTCCTGTTGGTTGCTATGGGGGAAGAAAAGAAATTTTGGACCTTGTGGCCCCCCTTGGTTCTGTTTATCAGGCAGGGACGTTATCGGCAAACCCTGTTGGTATGAGGGCGGGCTTGGTGACTCTTAAAAAAATGAAAAAGCTTAACGGATGGAATGTGTTAAAGGAAAAAGGAAATTATTTTTCTAAAAAACTAACGCCTCTTCTTTCTGCTCATCATTTGGAGATCTCTCAGTATGGGTCTCTCTTTTGGATACATGAAAAAAGTGATGAACCCATTCGAAGCATTTCCCAAATTCCAAAGAACCAACAAGTTTCTTTTAAAAAGTTATTTTTAAATTTACTGCAGGAAGGTGTTTATTTAGCACCGAATGCCTATGAAGTTGGTTTTATATCTATGGCTCACAATGACGAAATTTTGGATGAAAGCATCCAAAAAATTGAGTACTGTTTAGGTCTATGA